From Fundulus heteroclitus isolate FHET01 unplaced genomic scaffold, MU-UCD_Fhet_4.1 scaffold_42, whole genome shotgun sequence, one genomic window encodes:
- the LOC118560342 gene encoding uncharacterized protein LOC118560342: MVSELKMVDEFICEELSEMNEEKESELKMVDEFICGELSEMNEEKESELKMVDEFISENGGLKDRVATATAKQQNRGVGVRIQRFLQKYSEGRYKRVSPEELLAVKEELREQETDVTEVQKSVSEEQIHQVMNGKEREVKPAPEATTQVDEPLPMDSGSEKEEQQSFISLLVHALVIQAVTKSKMRCKYTKFQQITRRLSEKLCAEVEGGEFKKNQSSLNKLSADILRASCKKTGCSHINLLSILGHKDSNVEEAVLAVCKEKILKTAKEPILKRFFSSVGKALCKPFKKA, from the exons ATGGTGTCAGAGTTGAAGATGGTGGATGAATTCATCTGTGAGGAGCTTTCAGAGATGAATGAG GAAAAGGAGTCAGAGTTGAAAATGGTGGATGAATTCATCTGTGGGGAGCTTTCAGAGATGAATGAg GAAAAGGAGTCAGAGTTGAAAATGGTGGACGAATTCATCTCTGAAAATGGAGGCTTGAAGGATAGAGTTGCTACAgctacagcaaaacagcagaacagAGGAGTTGGAGTCAGGATCCAAAGGTTCCTTCAGAAATACAGTGAGGGACGATACAAGAGAGTTTCACCAGAGGAGTTACTGGCTGTTAAAGAGGAACTGAGAGAGCAGGAGACGGATGTTACAGAGGTTCAAAAATCTGTGTCAGAGGAGCAGATTCATCAAGTAATGAATGGAAAGGAAAGAGAAGTTAAGCCGGCACCAGAGGCTACCACACAGGTTGATGAGCCGCTGCCCATGGATTCAGGCTCAGAGAAGGAGGAGCAGCAGTCATTCATCAGCCTGCTGGTTCATGCACTGGTTATACAGGCTGTTACTAAATCAAAGATGAGGTGCAAATACACAAAGTTTCAACAAATCACCAGGAGGCTGTCTGAGAAACTCTGTGCTGAGGTGGAGGGAGGAGAATTTAAGAAGAACCAAAGTAGCCTGAATAAGCTCAGCGCTGACATCTTGAGAGCCTCCTGTAAAAAGACTGGCTGCTCACATATAAACCTTCTTTCAATACTGGGCCATAAGGACTCAAACGTAGAGGAGGCTGTACTTGCTGTTTGCAAagagaaaatcctgaagacaGCCAAGGAACCCATCCTGAAAAGGTTCTTCTCCTCTGTCGGCAAAGCCCTCTGCAAGCCCTTTAAAAAGGCCTGA